Sequence from the Candidatus Izemoplasma sp. genome:
CTACGATAAAGTATTTCTTTCATCATCGCAAAGTCTGAATCTGTTTGGGCTTTTTTAATTTTGAATTTTCGGTAATCATTTTTACTTGGTTTGCCGTCTTTAAAAACAACCAATGAACTGACTGCATTACTACCAAAAAGATTTGAGTTATCAAAGGCTTCGATGTGATGTGGGGTTGGAATATGAAGTTTTTCACCGATTCTTTCAATTGCGCCAATCGTTCGTTCATATTCACGTTTAATGACGGTACGTTTTTCTAGTAACGCTTGTTTGGCATTATCAATAGCTAGTTGAAGCAACTTCGCTTTGGGTCCTCGTTTCGGGATATGGATTTTTGTATTTAAAAATTCTTGTAAGGAAGCATCATCTAATGATTCTGGAATAAAGACCTCTTTAGGGATTGCTTCACGATCATAAAACTGCGATAAGTAATCGATTAATGAGGTAATCGGATCGGTATAGATTTCAACCAGTTTTTGATGTCTTGCGGTGATTTTACCATTTCGAATGAAAAAGATTTCAATTGATAATAAGTGATCATCATCATAGTATCCAATCACATCCCGGTCTTTCATATCATTTAGATTGATTCGTTGTTTTTCTGTCGTTGTTTTAATATCTTCAATCGTTTTTTTATATTCATTAGCGCGTTCAAATTCTAATGCTTCACTCGCTTGATACATCTGCGTTTCGAGCGTTTTTATTACAGCTTTTGTATCCCCTTTTAAAAAGCGTCTAATATCGTCAATGATTGGTTTATAATCGGCTTTTTTGATTGGGTTGATACATGGTGCTAGACATTGTCCTATATGGTAATATAAACATTCTTGTTTAGGGAGTGTGTCACACTTTCTAAGGGGATATATTTTATTGAGTATACGGACAGTTTCTCTAGCTGCTTTAACGTTAGGATAGGGACCAAAGAGTCGGCCACTTTGTTTTTTAACATTCCGTGTAATAATCAGTTTGGGATGCATCTCATTCGTGATTTCAATATATGGATAGGTTTTATCATCCGTTAACATAATATTATATCGGGGATTATATTTTTTGATTAAGTTCAGTTCTAATAATAACGCATCTAACTCACTTTTTGTCATAATATAAGAGATATCAGCGATATTCATCACAAGTCGAGCTGTTTTAGCATCATGGCTTCCTGTGAAATAAGAGGCTACCCGTTTTTTTAAATCTTTGGCTTTCCCAACATAAATAATTTTCCCATCGGCATTTTTAAACTGATAAGACCCTGGTTTATTTGGTATTAAGGCAATTTTCTCTTTTAATGTCATTCGTGTCACCTCGAAATATGTCGATTTTCAAATAGCGCCATCGATACTTGGCGAAATGTTTGTGAATAAATTGTAGCCAGTTCATTAGGTGCTTCTTGTTTCCCCCGTTTATGCCAACGTGATAAGAGTGTCCATGCACTTGAGGCAACAATTTCTAATGTGTACGTTTCGGCTGTTGTGTTATTAATCATAATCGGGTAGAACTGATCTTTAAAATACGTAATTAACTTTAGTATACCATTTACCATCATATAATCACACTTTGTCTTTAAAACAACGTCTACCATTTCTTTTTCTTGGTTGATTTTTTCAAAGAAATAACGAATTAAATATTGTTCATCTTCAGGCATGTCACTTGAGTACAAAGAAACTAAATCATCATATAACTGACTAAAAAAAGACAGTATTTTAGCTTCAACCACATCTGTCATTGAATGAAAATGACGGTAAAATGTTGCGCGTGAAATTCCCGCTTTATCGATCAGTTGAGAAATTGTTATTGATGATACTTTTTTTGACTTCAATAACTGATGTAATGCTTCAAATGTCCACTCTCTCGTATATCGAACACGGACATCTTCTTTCTCATTTTGAAACATATTTGGCCTCCTTGTTTCACAAGTTTCATAACGCTTTATCTTCTCTATAATATAGTTTATCATAATAGTAGGTTTGAGACAATTGTTTCATAACGATATGTGTGTATAGGAGGGTTATTATGTCGATTATTATTAGATTACGATGGGTTTTCATCTTACTAGCGATTGGGCTATTGGCGGTTGGTATGTATTTAACCACTGATATTCCCAAACAAGAAATGCCCACAATGAAAACACCCTATTTGCTCGTGTCAACTACTGTTGATCCAAATCATCAGTCACTTGATCAAACCATTCAATCGATCCATGACTATTTAGAAGACTTTGAAGAGGTTAATTATATCAAAACACGGCATATCCAAAACACCGTGCTTTTTGAGATTGTTTTGTCATATGATACCAGTAATGTTAACCGCCTTAAAGAGACACTAACAAACGGGATGAAAACATATGAAAACGGAGCTATTACCTCTGTTGATAAAATCCATTATGTGGCGAGAAATAGCATGATTTTTATGATAACTGGCGAGTTAGATACGTTAAATATAACCGCTAACACATTAATTGATGAACTCAGTGACTATGATGATATCATTGATATCTCACAACATAATATGTATTCTGAACAACTCGAGATTGTCTTGCATCCTGAGTTATTATCTCAATATAATATTAGTCCACTTACGGTTTACAACATCTTAGATAGTCAAGAGGCTATGACAGATCATATTATTGATGACACCACACTCACGACTATCAAGCAAACACCACTACAAGCAAATCCATTAGTAACACTAGAGGATGTGGCATCATTCAATATTACACCCGGAACACAAACGACATATAATGATGATGTTTCTGTGATTGTTGCGGCTAACTTTAAAGATGGAATCGACTATACCGTCTATGAAACTGAAATACAAAATCTAATTACTGAAATTGAAAACACGTCCAATCATACAATAACGCCAATCGTTTTCTTACCTGAAGATGTCAATGATCAATTCAATAATTTATTGATGAGTGTCTTATATGCAATCGTTATTGTCTTTTTTGTTATTATGTTAGGCCTCGGAATAAGACAGAGTCTGATTGTTGTTGCAATTGTGCCTACAATTGTTTTCACAACCATCATTTGGCTATATGTATTAGGCTATGAACTTCATAAGTTATCGATCATTGGCCTCATATTGTCGATTGGGATGATGGTTGATAATGCGATTGTCCTAACAGAAGGTACAAAAACATTTTTAGAACAAGGTTACTCAAAAGAACGTGCTAGTATGGCTGCGATTAAGAAAAACTTCTGGCCAATATTTACCGCAACACTCACCACACTGATCGCGTTTGGTAGTATTATTTTTATTCCTGGTTTCGTTGGCGAACTTATCCGTAGTTTACCTGTCACAGTCCTTATTACAATCGCACTTAGTCTTTTGATAAGCGTTATTTTAACGCCTATTTTAGCGATGTTTTTCGTTAAAACAAAAACCCATAAAAAACGTTCTTATGGCTGGTTTGATGATGCGATTAAACGCAGTATACATCACCCTTATTTAATCCTCTCAGTCATACTTATACTAGGGACTGTGATAGGATATTTCACAGTCACAACACGGGATATTAATCTTTACCCAAGTGAAGAAAAAACAGACTTTTATGTCAATATTATCAGTGAAGATGAAAGGTCTTTAAGTGAGACAGTCAATCAATTAGAGATAATTTTCGATCAAAATGAATATATTACCGGTGTCTCAACAGCATTTAACACCGACTTGCCACGTTTTCATTTTAGTCAAACTGCCTTACCTATGCTTACTCCAAGCGCTCGATTATATGTCAATACTACCTATCAAAAAGCGGATATGTTAGCGTTTATTGAAACATTTGATTTAACTCCGTTTGATGATAGTGTCACAGTTGAGATCAAAACACTAAAACTGAGTCCGCCAGATGCCCCACTAGAAGTAATCCTCACTGGTGAAAACGCAACTAGTGATGTCAATCATATTTATACCCTTTTACAAGATGATGCGCGAATCGATACGATTTATAAAACAACATCTATGACAAAGGAGAGTTTGCGTCTCAGTCCTCTTCAATCTATGGATGAACACACATCACAAGAACAGCTTCAGTTAATGAATCGACTATTAATACAGGAAACAATCTTGCAAACAACCACAAATAATAACACGATTCAAACAAAATTAATGATTGACCATTCTCAAAACATAGGTATTATTCCATTAACAAGTTTAAGTGATGGGTCTTCATATCCGCTCACGCAACTTGTCACATTTAATCAAGAACCGACTGATATTATTACATATTATTATAATAATCATCCAGCTGGATATTTATCAATTACACCGCATCATAATCGCGACATTGTTGATATAGAAGCAACTATTTTAGAAGAAATTTCTAATAATACAGAAGTTGAATTTACTGGTGAAAATGAACTCTTC
This genomic interval carries:
- a CDS encoding efflux RND transporter permease subunit; translated protein: MSIIIRLRWVFILLAIGLLAVGMYLTTDIPKQEMPTMKTPYLLVSTTVDPNHQSLDQTIQSIHDYLEDFEEVNYIKTRHIQNTVLFEIVLSYDTSNVNRLKETLTNGMKTYENGAITSVDKIHYVARNSMIFMITGELDTLNITANTLIDELSDYDDIIDISQHNMYSEQLEIVLHPELLSQYNISPLTVYNILDSQEAMTDHIIDDTTLTTIKQTPLQANPLVTLEDVASFNITPGTQTTYNDDVSVIVAANFKDGIDYTVYETEIQNLITEIENTSNHTITPIVFLPEDVNDQFNNLLMSVLYAIVIVFFVIMLGLGIRQSLIVVAIVPTIVFTTIIWLYVLGYELHKLSIIGLILSIGMMVDNAIVLTEGTKTFLEQGYSKERASMAAIKKNFWPIFTATLTTLIAFGSIIFIPGFVGELIRSLPVTVLITIALSLLISVILTPILAMFFVKTKTHKKRSYGWFDDAIKRSIHHPYLILSVILILGTVIGYFTVTTRDINLYPSEEKTDFYVNIISEDERSLSETVNQLEIIFDQNEYITGVSTAFNTDLPRFHFSQTALPMLTPSARLYVNTTYQKADMLAFIETFDLTPFDDSVTVEIKTLKLSPPDAPLEVILTGENATSDVNHIYTLLQDDARIDTIYKTTSMTKESLRLSPLQSMDEHTSQEQLQLMNRLLIQETILQTTTNNNTIQTKLMIDHSQNIGIIPLTSLSDGSSYPLTQLVTFNQEPTDIITYYYNNHPAGYLSITPHHNRDIVDIEATILEEISNNTEVEFTGENELFITLSNALLIAGGIAIVIMYLLLVLQFRHFIYPLVIFTTIPLAFIGSLSGLLIFDYDITVSALIGMVSLIGVTVNIGILLIEEIIKQTQLLPLEAACIIGTKHRIRPILLTSMTTILGLIPLYITGGDFFRPLAITFIFGMIFATLLSLFVIPMMVYLSRKAKM
- a CDS encoding TetR/AcrR family transcriptional regulator; protein product: MFQNEKEDVRVRYTREWTFEALHQLLKSKKVSSITISQLIDKAGISRATFYRHFHSMTDVVEAKILSFFSQLYDDLVSLYSSDMPEDEQYLIRYFFEKINQEKEMVDVVLKTKCDYMMVNGILKLITYFKDQFYPIMINNTTAETYTLEIVASSAWTLLSRWHKRGKQEAPNELATIYSQTFRQVSMALFENRHISR
- the uvrC gene encoding excinuclease ABC subunit UvrC, translated to MTLKEKIALIPNKPGSYQFKNADGKIIYVGKAKDLKKRVASYFTGSHDAKTARLVMNIADISYIMTKSELDALLLELNLIKKYNPRYNIMLTDDKTYPYIEITNEMHPKLIITRNVKKQSGRLFGPYPNVKAARETVRILNKIYPLRKCDTLPKQECLYYHIGQCLAPCINPIKKADYKPIIDDIRRFLKGDTKAVIKTLETQMYQASEALEFERANEYKKTIEDIKTTTEKQRINLNDMKDRDVIGYYDDDHLLSIEIFFIRNGKITARHQKLVEIYTDPITSLIDYLSQFYDREAIPKEVFIPESLDDASLQEFLNTKIHIPKRGPKAKLLQLAIDNAKQALLEKRTVIKREYERTIGAIERIGEKLHIPTPHHIEAFDNSNLFGSNAVSSLVVFKDGKPSKNDYRKFKIKKAQTDSDFAMMKEILYRRYYRVLMNDLPKPDLILVDGGKPQLTAAKSILSDFNLDIPLAGLVKDKSHSTNHLLTENFESVPLKTTSDAFHLLTRIQDEAHRFAVNYHKNVRSKGIFNSVLDDIPGIGKKTKEKLLKKYKTIHKMKLVSLEELKALGLTEPQAQNLIYALKKE